In the Streptomyces sp. 3214.6 genome, GTCACCCTCGCCGAGGTCGCCCAGCACGCCGGAGTCTCGGCGAGCACGGTGAGCTATGTCCTCAGTGGCAAGCGGTCCATCTCCACGACCACCCGGCAGCGGGTCGAGCAGAGCATCCGGGAGCTCGGCTACCACCCGAACGCGGGCGCCCGCGCACTGGCCAGCAGCAAGTCGAACATCATCGCCCTGATGATCCCGCTGCGCACCGACATGTACGTGCCGGTGATGATGGAGATCGCCATCGCGGTGGCCACCACGGCACGCACGTACGGGTACGACGTCCTGCTGCTCACCGGCGAGGAGGGCCCCGACGCCGTGCGCCGTGTCACCGGGAGCGGGCTCGCCGACGCGATGATCCTGATGGACGTCGAGCTGGACGACGAGCGGCTGCCACTGCTGCGCTCCACCGATCAGCCGTCGGTGCTGATCGGGCTGCCCGCCGACACCTCCGGACTGACCTGCGTCGACCTGGACTTCGCGGCGACCGGCGCGCTGTGCGTGGAGCATCTGGCGACGCTGGGTCACCGGGACATCGCTGTCATCGGCGAGGCGCCCGCGGTCTACGAACGGCACACCGGATTCGCCGAGCGCACGCTCGACGGACTCCGGTACCGGGCCAGGGACCTGGGCCTCAGGCTGCTGCACCGCCCGTGCGAGGGCGGCTACGACGCGATGGCCGTGACCCTGGCCCGGGTCCTCGACGAGCGTCCGGGCACCACCGGCTTCGTCGTGCAGAACGAGTCGGCGGTCGAGCCGCTGCTCGCACTGCTGCGCCAGCAGGGCCGGGCGGTGCCGGAGGACGTGTCGGTGGTGGCGATCTGCCCCGACCAGGTCGCCGTGCAGGCCTCGGTCCGGCTGACGTCCGTCGCCATACCCGCCCAGGAGATGGGCCGCCACGCGGTGGAACGCCTCGTGGCCAAGCTGGAGGGGCGCGGCAGCGACGAAGTCGTGCTGATCTCCCCCGAGTTGACGGTCAGGGCGAGCACGGGACCGGCACCCGCCGCCTCCTGACCCACCCCCTCGCCGCCTGCCCCACCCCCGCTCCGCCCGCTGTCGTGCCCTGCCGGGGCACCGCCATGTCTGCACTCCTTACTCCTTCAAGGAGCACCCCACATGAACCAGCATGCCGAAAACCAGCCTCAGGTCTCACTCGCGCAGTCCTCGCCCACGGTCGGCACGTTCCGCGAACGCGGCGGCGCGCTGGAGTGGAGCGGCCGTCAGGAGACCCTGCGGATCGAGCCCTGGGGTCCGGACGCCGTCCGGGTGCGGGCCCGGCTCGGCGGGCCGATTCTCGAAGGGCTGCCGGGTGCGCTGCTCGACGAGCCGCCGGCCACCGAGAGCAGCGTCAAGGTCGGCGACGACGAAGGCCAGTTGACGGTCGGCGCGCTGACCGTCGAGGTGTCCGCCGAGGGCCTGATCCGCTTTCTGCGCACGGAGAGCCGTACGGAGATCCTGGCCGAGGAGCGCGCCCACTTCTGGTGGCCCGGCTCCCGGCTCTACACGGCCGTCGGCAACGGACACCACCGTCTGGAGCAGCGCTTCGCCGCGTACGACGACGAGAAGCTGTACGGGCTCGGGCAGCACCAGCACGGCCGGCTGGACCAGAAGGGGCTGGTCCTGGACCTGGTCCAGCGCAACGCCGAGGTGGGCATCCCGGTGCTCACCTCCAGCCGCGGCTACACGCTGCTGTGGAACAACCCGGCGATCGGCCGGGTGGAGCTGGCCGGGAACGGCACACGCTGGGTGGCGGACTCGGCCCGGCAGATCGACTACTGGATCAGTGCGGGCACGCCGGCCGAGGGCCAGCGCCGCTACAGCGCGGTGACGGGCCGCACCCCGATGCTGCCGGAGTGGGCGGCGGGCTTCTGGCAGTGCAAGCTGCGCTATCGCACGCAGGACGAACTCCTCGCCGTGGCACGGGAGTACAAGCGCCGGGGGCTGCCCCTGGACGCCATCGTCTGCGACTTCTTCCACTGGACGCACCTCGGCGAGTGGAAGTTCGACCTCGCGGAGTGGCCCGACCCGGCGGCGATGGTCCGTGAACTGGACGAGCTGGGCGTGAAGCTGGTGGTCAGCGTCTGGCCGTCGGTGTCGCCGCTGAGCGAGAACCACCCGGTGATGGAGCAGCGCGGCTACTTCATCGGCACCCAGTACGGCCCGCTGGCGCACGCCGACTGGCCGGACAAGGGGGTCGCCTCGACGGTCCAGGTGGCGTTCTACGACGCGACGAACCCCGACGCCCGTGAGTTCGTGTGGTCGAGGATCCGGGACAACTACCTTGCCCCGTACGGCATCACGGCGTTCTGGCTGGACGCCTGCGAGCCCGAGCTGAAGCCGGGCTTCCAGGAGAACCTGCGGTACTGGGCGGGTCCGGGTCTGGAGGTCGGCAACATCTACCCGGCGGACAACGCCCGCACCTTCTACGAGGGGCTGCGCGCGTCGGGCGAGGAAGAGATCATCAGCCTCAACCGGTCGGCGTGGGCGGGCAGTCAGCGCTACGGCGCCGCCCTGTGGTCCGGTGACATCGGCACCGACTTCGCGACCCTGCGCCGCCAGATCGCGGCAGGCCTCAACACGGCGCTGTCCGGCATCCCGTGGTGGAACACGGACATCGGCGGCTTCCACGGCGGCGATCCGGGCGACCCGGCGTACCAGGAGGTGATGGTCCGCTGGTTCCAGTTCGGCGCGCTGTCCCCGCTGATGCGGCTGCACGGCTTCCGCGACCCGGGCATGCCGCTGGGCCCGGACATGACCGGCGGCCCCAACGAGGTGTGGTCATACGGCGAGCAGGCCGGGGCGGTCATGGAGAAGTACCTGCGGCTGCGCGAGCGCATCAAGCCGTATGTCCTGAAGGTCATGCGGGAGGCACACGAGGAGGGGCTGCCGCCGATGCGGCCGCTGTTCCTGGAGTTCCCCGACGATGCCGCGACCTGGTCCGTCGACGACTCCTACCTCTTCGGCCGGGATGTGCTGGTCGCGCCGGTGCTGACGGCGGGCGCCACGGACCGCACGGTGTATCTCCCGGCGGGCGCGACCTGGACGGACGCGTGGACGGGTGAGATGTACGAGGGCGGTACGCCCGTGACGGTCGACGCCCCGCTGGACCGGCTCCCGCTGTTCCTGCGGGACGGGGCGCGGCTGCCGGTGGCCGAGTAGCCGGGTCGGGACGGCGACAGGCCGGCCGAGCCGGTCCCGCGCGCTGCGGGACCGGCCCGGCCGGACGGGTCAGCTGCTGCTGACGGTGATGTTGTTGGCCTGGAAGTCCAGGCCGCCGGAGGACGAGGTGATCTCGAAGCCGAACTGCACGTCGGTGATGGTCACGTTGCCCATCCACTGCTTCGTGTCCTTGATCCACTTCAGGATCGGCAGGATCTGCACGGTGCCGGAGGTCGAGTCCGACGTGCGCAGGAACGAGTAGACCTGCCAGGTCGAGCCGTCTGAGCGGGTGGCCGTGCCCTTGTAGACGTTCCAGCTGTGGCCGCCGAGCGTCGCGCTGCCCTGGAGGCTGCCGAGCGCCCCGACGCTGCCGTTGTAGTTGACCCACAGCATGATCTCGTGGTTGTTGCCGGTGTCCCAGACGTCGTACGAGGTGTTGTACGAGCCCGAGGACGGGACGGTGACGTTGTAGCTGCTGTTGAGCGACCCGAGGGAGGTGATCGACTTGTTGATCACCTTCTTGGAGTTGGGGTAGGACTTGATGCCGCCGGTGTTGGGGTGGTTGGCCCAGACACCCCAGTTGGTGCCGGAGTTGGCCCAGATGCACTGGCTGCCGGCGCCGGAGCCCCAGATGTTGTTGTAGAGGGTGTAGCCGTTCAGGCTGGTGTTGCCCCACTGGTCGCAGGAGTTCCAGACGGCGGCCGAGGCGGGCGCGGAGGCGAGGCCGATCGTGGCGCCGAGCGCGAGCGCGGGGGCGAGCAGGGCTTTGGCGACCCTGCCGAGGGTGCGTGTTGCCATGGGTGTCCCTTCCATGGGTGGGGGGAGTTACCACGCCCCTAGGGTGAGGACGTGGTCTACTCCGGCGACGAGGTCGAGCGGCTGTGCTTTGTCGTCGCCGTCGCCGTCGCCGGAGGAAGTCCGGAGTTCGATGCGGTGGCTGCGGTGCGGTTTCAGGACGGCCCGCGCGCCGTCGGGGCCCCATGTGAGGTCGAGTTCGGCGCCGAACCGGGTGCGTACTCCGCGGAGTTCGCCGGACGGGAGGGCCGGGTCGGGGGCGGGCAGCAGGACCAGCCGGTCGGGGGTCGACTGGACGAGCGTCTCGATCAGCACGGCGGGCAGGGTGTGCGCGGCGTCCGCGTTGTAGACGTCGCGGCGGGGGTAGTGGGCGCTCATCAGCGAGGCGTGGAAGAAGTCGCCGTCGAGGACCTGGGCGAGGGCGTGGGCGACACGCCGACCGTCCCTGAGCCGGGCGGCGATCAGCGCGTGGTGGAGGTGGCCGTGCGCGGAGTCGTTCTCGGCGCCGCGCAGTGCGAGGGCGCGGTGGGCGGCGGCCGCGAGGCGCGGGGTGTCGTAGGGGTTGATCTCGTCGAGGGGCCAGACGCCGTAGAGGTGGCTGAGGTGGCGGTGGTCGTAGGTGTCGCCGAGGCCGGGCCGGGCCCATTCGGCGAGGGCGCCGTCCGCGTTGATCCGGTGGGGCGGGAGGCGGTCGGCGAGGGCGCGCCAGCGGCCGGCGTCCGGGGTGCCGGGGTGGTAGTCGGCGGCCGTGAGCAGCGCGTGCCGGGCCGCCGAGAGGTCCATGGCCGCGTTGAGGGCGCCCCAGCTCGCGCCCGCGGGGCGGTTCTCGGGCGAGTAGGAGGGGACGACGACGAGGTGGCCGTCGGGGTCGTCCGGGTCGGTGCGGGTCAGGAAGTCCTCGTAGAACCGGGCGACTTCGGCGAGGGCGGCGGCGGTGCGCGGGTCGCGTGCGCCGCGTGTCTCGTCGTGGTCGACGAGCGGTTTGAGCAGCCAGTCGGCGCCGGCGGTCCACAGGTGGAGCGGGTACTCGCGGCTGAAGTGGTACGTCAGTCCGGACTCGCCGTCGGTGTGGGCGGGCGCGACCGCGCCCCGGGCGCCGAAGACCGCTCGGGCGTTCTCCCGCCAGTCGTCGAACTGACGGTGGATCAAAGATGCCAGTGCGTCGGTGACTTCGGGGAGTGCGGCGGGGGCGGCGGAGGCGGTCTGGAGGTTGACGTTGGCGTCGTTGGTGAAGGCCCCGGACCAGGCGGTGTCCCAGTCGCCGGTCCACAGGCCGGGCAGGCGGGGCGGGTTGAGGCCGGAGGAGGAGAGCAGGTGGTAGCGGCCCGCGGCGAAGAGCCGCTCCAGGAGAGCCGTGCTGCGGGGGCGTTCCAGCAGTTCGGAGCCGGGGAGGCCGCGCTCGGCGGGGTCGGCGTGGAGGTCGAGGGTGACGCGGTCGTAGGCGGTGCGGTGCAGCGGGAGGTGGCGGGCGAGCAGGTCGTCGTAGGAGTGCGGCAGCTCGTTCAGGGCGCGCTGCTGCGCGGTGACGTCGAGCTCGCCGGCGTGCCGGTGCACGCGGGTGAGCAGCAGCACGGACTGGGCGCCGGTGACCCGTACGCCGGGATGGATGAGCCGGGTGCGGCCGCCGGTGGCGACGACGAGGGTCACGCCCGTGTAGGCGCGGTCGCTGTCGGGGTAGCGGGCGCGCAGGGTGAGCAGGGCGCCGTCCGGGGTGAGGACGCAGCCCTGGCCGACGGCGAGGTCGGCGGGCGCGCCGGGCAGCCGGTGGTCGAGGGAGATGTCCAGGTCGAGGCCGGTGATCCGGTGGACGATCACGTCGTCGGCGCGGGAGACGAAGACCCGGCCGGCGCCGCCCACGCACGCGGCGTCGGTCTCGCCGGTGGTGAAGTCGACGAGGCGGAGATAGCGGTGGTACCGGCGCGGTTCGTCCGAGGGCGCTCTGCGCAGCCGTATCTGGAAGGCGGGGTGGAAGGGCTGGACCCACTGCAGGGGCCGGTGGTCGGTGAAGCCTTCGGCGGCCTCCCACACTCCGGCCAGCAACTTGTCCTGGAGGGCGGGGAGTTCGGCGGCCAGCTCGGGCGGGCGGGCGTGTTCGGCACCGTTGGGGCGGACCAGGGAGTGGTGAGTGACGATGACCCGGTCGTCGTAGGGATCGCCGAACACGAGGGCGCCGTGCCGGCCGTTGCCGCTGAGGAAGGCATCCTCCCAGCGGACGGCGGGCTGGTATTCGAAGGTCGCGTGCACGGGGCTGTCGGTGCTCGGGCGGGCAGGGTACGCGCGGGGCGGGACGTGGGTCATGAGCGCAACACCATCACGCCGTAGCGGCCCAGCGCGACCTCGTTGGTGAGGGTCGCCCCGGTCAGCAGGTCGTGGTGGGTGCCCGGGAGGTCGACGGTGACCGGCTCGCGGCCGTGGTGGAGCAGGAACAGCAGGTCGCCTCGGCGTACGGCCTCGACGCCCGGCGGGAGGCCGTCGAGGACGGGCCGGGCGCCCGCGTCGGCGGCGATCCGGGCGAGCAGCGTGCGGAGGGCGTCGGGCTCGGGGAGCGTGGAGACGTACCAGGCACGGTCGCCTCGCAGGACGGCGGGCAGTCCGTCGAGCTCGCCGCCCTGGTAGACGGCTTCCACCGCGCCCGGGTCGGCCGCTTCCAGCTCCTCCGACCACAGGGTGCCGCGGAAGGCGTCGGTCTCGACGCGCTCCCCCGCCTCCAGCGGCCACCACTCGTGCAGGGTGCGGATGCCGAACAGCTCGCGCAGCCGGGCGTCCATGCCGCCGGGGCGGACCCGGTCGTCCTCGTCGGCGACACCGGTCAGGAAACCGGTCACGAGGGTGCCGCCGCCGTGGACGTGGGCGAGGAGGTTGTCGATCGCCGCGTCGGTCATCGCGTACAGCTGTGGGACGACGACCAGTTTGTAGCCGGTGAGGTCGTGCTCGGGGTGGGCGAAGTCGGTGGTGAGGTGGGCCTCCCACAGGGCGCGGTGCCAGGCGTGCAGGACGTCCGCGTGGTCGACCCGGGTGGAGGGGCGGCCGTCCTGGGCGCCGGCCCACCAGGCGTGCCAGTCGTGCAGGATCACGACGTCCGCGGAGATATGACTGTCCGTCACCTCACCGCCGATGCGGGCGAGTTCGGTGCCGAGCTGCTTGACCTCCTGGAAGGTGCGGCCGTGTTCGCCCGCGTGGCTGACCATCCCGGAGTGGAACTTCTCGGCGCCCTGCCGGGACTGGCGCCACTGGAAGTAGCAGACGGCGTCCGCGCCACGGGCCACGGCCTGCAGGGACCAGAGCCGGTTGAGGCCGCGCGGTTTGGGGTGGTTGACCCCGCGCCAGTTGACCGGGCCGGCCGCCTGCTCCATCAGCATCCAGGGGCCGCGGGCCTGGGACCGGGTCAGGTCCTGGACGAGAGCGCCGTGCTGGGCGCCGAGGGGGTCGCGCGGGTCGGGGTAGAGGTCGACGGAGACGACGTCCTCCTCCTCGGCCCAGCGCCAGGCGTCCTGGCCGATGAAGAGCGGCATGAAGTTGGTGGTGACCGGGATGTGCGGAGTGTGCCGGGCGACGATGTCACGTTCGGCGAGAAAACACTCCAGGAGCGCGTCGGAGGTGAAGCGCCGGAAGTCCAGCACCTGGGCCGGGTTCTTCAGGTAGTGGGTGCGGCGGGCGGGCAGGATGCCGTCCCAGCTGTCGTAGCCCTGGCTCCAGAACGCCGTGCCCCAGGCGGTGTTGAGGGCGCCGAGGGTGCCGTACTTCTCGCGCAGCCAGCGGCGGAACGCGGCGGCCGCCTCGTCGCCGTGGTCGGCGGTGCAATACTCGTTGTTGATGTGCCACATGGTGAGGGCGGGGTGGCCGCCGTAGCGGGCGGCCAGGTCCTCGGTGATGGCGGCGGCGTAGCGGCGGTAGGTGGCGCTGGAGTGCGAGAAGTGCTGCCGGCCGCCCCACCGCTCGACGTCGCCGTTCTCGTCACGGGGCAGTGTGTCCGGGTGCAGGCGGCCCAGCCACGGGGGCGGGGCGGCGGTGGGGGTGGCCAGGACGACGCCGACGCCGTGCTCGTGCATCAGGTCCATCAGCCGGTCCAGCCAGCCGAACTCCCGGGCGCCCGGCTCGGGTTCGAGCTTCGCCCAGGAGAAGACGCCGAGGGTGACGGAGTTGACGCCGGCATCCTTCATGAGGCGCACATCCTCGTGCCAGGTCTCCTCGGGCCACTGCTCGGGG is a window encoding:
- a CDS encoding LacI family DNA-binding transcriptional regulator, with product MVTLAEVAQHAGVSASTVSYVLSGKRSISTTTRQRVEQSIRELGYHPNAGARALASSKSNIIALMIPLRTDMYVPVMMEIAIAVATTARTYGYDVLLLTGEEGPDAVRRVTGSGLADAMILMDVELDDERLPLLRSTDQPSVLIGLPADTSGLTCVDLDFAATGALCVEHLATLGHRDIAVIGEAPAVYERHTGFAERTLDGLRYRARDLGLRLLHRPCEGGYDAMAVTLARVLDERPGTTGFVVQNESAVEPLLALLRQQGRAVPEDVSVVAICPDQVAVQASVRLTSVAIPAQEMGRHAVERLVAKLEGRGSDEVVLISPELTVRASTGPAPAAS
- a CDS encoding glycoside hydrolase family 31 protein, whose product is MNQHAENQPQVSLAQSSPTVGTFRERGGALEWSGRQETLRIEPWGPDAVRVRARLGGPILEGLPGALLDEPPATESSVKVGDDEGQLTVGALTVEVSAEGLIRFLRTESRTEILAEERAHFWWPGSRLYTAVGNGHHRLEQRFAAYDDEKLYGLGQHQHGRLDQKGLVLDLVQRNAEVGIPVLTSSRGYTLLWNNPAIGRVELAGNGTRWVADSARQIDYWISAGTPAEGQRRYSAVTGRTPMLPEWAAGFWQCKLRYRTQDELLAVAREYKRRGLPLDAIVCDFFHWTHLGEWKFDLAEWPDPAAMVRELDELGVKLVVSVWPSVSPLSENHPVMEQRGYFIGTQYGPLAHADWPDKGVASTVQVAFYDATNPDAREFVWSRIRDNYLAPYGITAFWLDACEPELKPGFQENLRYWAGPGLEVGNIYPADNARTFYEGLRASGEEEIISLNRSAWAGSQRYGAALWSGDIGTDFATLRRQIAAGLNTALSGIPWWNTDIGGFHGGDPGDPAYQEVMVRWFQFGALSPLMRLHGFRDPGMPLGPDMTGGPNEVWSYGEQAGAVMEKYLRLRERIKPYVLKVMREAHEEGLPPMRPLFLEFPDDAATWSVDDSYLFGRDVLVAPVLTAGATDRTVYLPAGATWTDAWTGEMYEGGTPVTVDAPLDRLPLFLRDGARLPVAE
- a CDS encoding glycoside hydrolase family 12 protein, whose protein sequence is MATRTLGRVAKALLAPALALGATIGLASAPASAAVWNSCDQWGNTSLNGYTLYNNIWGSGAGSQCIWANSGTNWGVWANHPNTGGIKSYPNSKKVINKSITSLGSLNSSYNVTVPSSGSYNTSYDVWDTGNNHEIMLWVNYNGSVGALGSLQGSATLGGHSWNVYKGTATRSDGSTWQVYSFLRTSDSTSGTVQILPILKWIKDTKQWMGNVTITDVQFGFEITSSSGGLDFQANNITVSSS
- a CDS encoding glycosyl hydrolase family 95 catalytic domain-containing protein; this translates as MTHVPPRAYPARPSTDSPVHATFEYQPAVRWEDAFLSGNGRHGALVFGDPYDDRVIVTHHSLVRPNGAEHARPPELAAELPALQDKLLAGVWEAAEGFTDHRPLQWVQPFHPAFQIRLRRAPSDEPRRYHRYLRLVDFTTGETDAACVGGAGRVFVSRADDVIVHRITGLDLDISLDHRLPGAPADLAVGQGCVLTPDGALLTLRARYPDSDRAYTGVTLVVATGGRTRLIHPGVRVTGAQSVLLLTRVHRHAGELDVTAQQRALNELPHSYDDLLARHLPLHRTAYDRVTLDLHADPAERGLPGSELLERPRSTALLERLFAAGRYHLLSSSGLNPPRLPGLWTGDWDTAWSGAFTNDANVNLQTASAAPAALPEVTDALASLIHRQFDDWRENARAVFGARGAVAPAHTDGESGLTYHFSREYPLHLWTAGADWLLKPLVDHDETRGARDPRTAAALAEVARFYEDFLTRTDPDDPDGHLVVVPSYSPENRPAGASWGALNAAMDLSAARHALLTAADYHPGTPDAGRWRALADRLPPHRINADGALAEWARPGLGDTYDHRHLSHLYGVWPLDEINPYDTPRLAAAAHRALALRGAENDSAHGHLHHALIAARLRDGRRVAHALAQVLDGDFFHASLMSAHYPRRDVYNADAAHTLPAVLIETLVQSTPDRLVLLPAPDPALPSGELRGVRTRFGAELDLTWGPDGARAVLKPHRSHRIELRTSSGDGDGDDKAQPLDLVAGVDHVLTLGAW
- a CDS encoding beta-galactosidase; the protein is MPAVHRPTLADATRGRILFGGDYNPEQWPEETWHEDVRLMKDAGVNSVTLGVFSWAKLEPEPGAREFGWLDRLMDLMHEHGVGVVLATPTAAPPPWLGRLHPDTLPRDENGDVERWGGRQHFSHSSATYRRYAAAITEDLAARYGGHPALTMWHINNEYCTADHGDEAAAAFRRWLREKYGTLGALNTAWGTAFWSQGYDSWDGILPARRTHYLKNPAQVLDFRRFTSDALLECFLAERDIVARHTPHIPVTTNFMPLFIGQDAWRWAEEEDVVSVDLYPDPRDPLGAQHGALVQDLTRSQARGPWMLMEQAAGPVNWRGVNHPKPRGLNRLWSLQAVARGADAVCYFQWRQSRQGAEKFHSGMVSHAGEHGRTFQEVKQLGTELARIGGEVTDSHISADVVILHDWHAWWAGAQDGRPSTRVDHADVLHAWHRALWEAHLTTDFAHPEHDLTGYKLVVVPQLYAMTDAAIDNLLAHVHGGGTLVTGFLTGVADEDDRVRPGGMDARLRELFGIRTLHEWWPLEAGERVETDAFRGTLWSEELEAADPGAVEAVYQGGELDGLPAVLRGDRAWYVSTLPEPDALRTLLARIAADAGARPVLDGLPPGVEAVRRGDLLFLLHHGREPVTVDLPGTHHDLLTGATLTNEVALGRYGVMVLRS